The nucleotide sequence tggcccgggaaagtaaatcatgagtgccgactttctgttttaggatcaaattaaaatgatgagtatggatgtatattaaatttccggattttccacctttttaaatcaataattttatttttttaatccattttttctgtgtttttagttcaaaaataattttgtaaaatctaaaaatatatataaaaaaatctaaaaaaaacaatgttttagatccataaaaaaactgaatattcagggattttaatcaagtttttttaatccatttatataaaaaaaatctaaatactatatctaaaatggtccggcccacatgaaatcgagttaacgcgacccacgaaccaacccgagtctgacacccctgttttaagGGCTCGAACTCCTCGAAACTAAACACggcggacaattttagatagtATATTTTGATTCCTTTTATAAATagtttaaaagccctgaatattcagtttttacagatctaaaacaatgtttatttgagcttttttttcttagcaagGGAAAATGTCTTCtcatcattatgttccatattaatgtgtaaaacaaacaatttttatatatttttagattttacaaaatgatttttcaactataaacagaaaaaaatattaaaataatttcaattattgatttaaaatggggaaaatcagtaaatataatatacatctcttCTTCTGTCCATCCTTAAAAGAAATCTCACAACCCACACTGCAGTGTAATCCAAGACTGTGGCGTTGTCGAATGGATACTAAAAGCTGGGTATACTGTCTCTTTAAATGCAACCTTAAACGTATAAAGATGCTCCCGTTGACCTTTAATACTATGAAAAATCAACGTACCACCCTCATAGTCCAACGCTACCTCAATCTTCACCGGCTGGACTTTCATTTCACGCAACACCACGTTAGACGAAGACTTACAAACCGTCAATTTTCCACTTTTCCACTGGAGGCGCCATGACACCGAGTTATGACCCAATCGGCTATGGTCACCACGGCGTGGAATACTTTTGTAACACACCCCCAGTGACCACATACTCTCAGGTCCGACTTCCACGACCCAAACATGCTCGCCATTGGAGAAACCTTCGTGGCACATGACCTGCGGGGCGCTGGTAAATCGTTCTTTATGGTCGGCGTACGTCTGCTTAACGTCGATGTATTTAACCGTACGCTGGTCTGCGCTTAGTTGCAAGTTGGGGTGAGTTGTGGAAGGGTTAAAGGTCAACTCCAAAGGGTTGAAGAGGATGCAGAGGAAATCAGCCAAGCGGCTCATTTCTGCTCGGAAGGCATCCGTTCGGAGGCCTTCTTGCATTTGTTTGGTGTTGAGTGGCGCTTTTGCGGGTATGTTGCAGGCAATTGTTACCGTGGCGGCCGTCCTAAGCCTCTCTTCGATTGATAGAAAcctaagaagaagaaaatgttcAATTAGGTATGTTAGCATGGGTATTTTGGGGAGGTGgaaggaaattggagtacccggagatatgccacgcaagcccagatgagaaaatatgcaaatttcaCACTGGGAGGAACCATCTGGGATTGAgtcctcgaccctagaactatGTGGGTGATGCGTTACCCACTTCTTCACCGGACCGCCAGCTTTAATTAGGTGAAGttactatttatatatatataatatataaattatatatatattatattatattatattatattatattatattatattatattatattatattatattatattatattatattatattatattatattatattatattatattatattatattatattatattatattatattatattatattatattatattatattatattatattatattatattatattatattatattatattatattatattatattatattatattatattatattatattatattatattatattatattatattatattatattatattatattatattatattatattatattatattatattatattatattatattattatatatattaatattatatattatatattaattatatatattttatattaaaactaACTGAACCCACACTGAAgagaaaatatgcaaatgccacacagtgaggacaagTGAAGttactattttaattttttttattttatttcaaatatcaaAACTAACTGAACCGCACATgaacatcacttttttttttttgggttaaataTGCCATAATATCAGAATTCTGTATTCACCATTCTTGTATTTTCAATACTATGTTTATGTATTTGGGgattattctttcattttattctCACTCAGTTCGCGGAGGGTCCTAGAgcctatatttcatttttttttaataaatggattaaatgaactggattaaaaaccctgaatattttgtttgttttataaatctaaaacaaagtttattttagcttttttaaatatatttttagattttacaaaattatttttgaactaaaaacagaaaaaaaagattaaaacatgacaattttgatctaaaagggggaaaataaggaaatttaatatacatctatactcttcattttaatttgatcctaaaacagaaaatcagcactcaagATTtcctttctcgggccgcacaaaatgatgcggtaggccagatatggccccccGGGCCCCCGCTTTGATACCagtgatttagggtgtccaatcagcctaccatgtaagtttttcggaatgtgggaggaaactagagtgcctggagaaaacccacacaggcaaaacatgcaaactccacacaaatggaCCAACAGGGATTCGAACtctggaccccagaactgtgagcccaacgCGGAAACCACTAATCCACACTATGCTGTCCGCACTTTCTGATCaatataatattaatacaatgaatacattaaaatgaataaaaactgagAAATAATTTCCGCCAAATGACACTGgaatttttgtcagttttttgcCTTAAATTAAACGAGTGCCCCATAAATGATTAATTTTCAactaaatttacattaaaatctCCCAAGTTTGTTTGGTGGGGGTAATTCTAAAGAATAACTGGTAAATAAATGGGTGTAACCTTTATTTCGGTCGATTACATACTTGTTAATGAAGCTGCAAGATTCCGTCAAACTGAGGGCATCATTTGCACTTTCCAGAGCGTCCACTAGTAGCTGCTGTTGCTCCTCAAGTCCACCTACACCCGATTGCCAGGTGTTTTTACGTTGGGTTTGCTCGTCGTCCAGAAGTTTATGCAATCGCTCACGGTACCTGAACACACCaccagaaggaaaaaaatgattccaattcatcttattaagcgataataaatcgaaaaaatgcaatttaacacatatttactcacatagggcgcactttaaaatctaacattttctacaaaatagatgACTTAGCCAATCAGTGTGCaccaaattcaagattctgtagatgttgctgtatgacgctgatagCTTGActttctgggtacattgcttgctgacacgctatatttatatagtgaaaaggcggacaATATTAGGCGTGAacaatgacgtttttgtctgattccagtgaccgagacgatccggattagggCTGAAATAGGTCAAACAAGCTtggttatacaaaaaaatgtacttaaaaatacAGCATACACATTTTGGAATGATCAAAAAACctctaaaatactggaaaaacttataaaatgctggaaaaacttataaaatactggaaaaacttctaaaatactggaaaaacttataaaataccggaaaaacttctaaaatactggaaaaaacttataaaatactggaaaaactactaaaatactggaaaaaatataaaatactggaaaaaatcataaaatactggaaaaacttctaaaatactggaaaaacttCTAATGTActggaaaaaactaaaaaaaatactggaaaaactactaaaatactggaaaaaaattataaaatactgggaaaaacttataaaatactggaaaaacttataaaatactggaaaaacatctaaaatactggaaaaacttataaaatactggaaaaacttataaaatactggcaaaacgtataaaatactggaaagaccttataaaatactggaaaaacttataaaatattggaaaaacttataaaatactggaaaaacttataaaatactggaaaaacttctaaaatactggcaaaacgtataaaatactggaaagaccttataaaatactggaaaaacttataaaatataggaaaaacttataaaatactggaaaaacttataaaatactggaaaaacttctaaaatactggaaaaacttataaaatactggaaaaacttctaaaatactggaaaaacttctaaaatactggaaaaacttctaaaatactggaaaaacttctaaaatactggaaaaacttctaaaatactggaaaaacttctaaaatactggaaaaacttctaaaatactggaaaaacttctaaaatactggaaaaactcataaaatactggaaaaacttctaaaatacgggaaaaaagTTGCCATGTATGATAGTCAGTGAGTCagtttacttgtttttttagggttttttgcaGGATTAaattttttactatttattgtTAAGAAGACGCATAAAATATTGATcaaaatgaagcaaaattttgttaaattggtgcttttttttgccaaagaagAACATTTTTGGGGATATGCAATTAGATTAGTATGCAAATAAGGTCAACaactatgtatacacatatatatagaattGTACTAAATACACACCATATACAgtgaaaatcaaagaaaaatattaaattttgcaACTAAAAATTAAGGTTGTTTGCGCATATAAGTCTGTCGATATTTGAGTTTTAATTTTAGCGCATTTTTAGTGCGTTTTAGTGCATTTTACAGTGTGAGAATTTGgcaatggaaaataacaaacatGATATGAGAAGTATAAAATGCTGATGGATGTTTTAGAACAAAAGAAGACACGCATTTCTTTCTCCGATAGTCATCATGTGATCTGGTTCTTCTGGTTTCATTGTGCTTTGCAATAA is from Stigmatopora nigra isolate UIUO_SnigA chromosome 1, RoL_Snig_1.1, whole genome shotgun sequence and encodes:
- the LOC144205024 gene encoding E3 ubiquitin-protein ligase TRIM39 translates to MNFSMREELSCPICLQLFLDPVVLPCGHNYCQICIFKIIENNDKKLQCPECRVEFEGAQSLQKNFKLGSIINGFIASNSDPDRSPPPPAMMDKELTEIPGDQSSEKETGKECNVHRSPLVYFCSTDMTLLCSKCFMEGRHQNHDLLTFSVAEGEMRRALEVRSKVVSNRLQMTNFLVERVKEEQGLSETVGDKLVNKAVTTVDVMAELIDGYRERLHKLLDDEQTQRKNTWQSGVGGLEEQQQLLVDALESANDALSLTESCSFINKFLSIEERLRTAATVTIACNIPAKAPLNTKQMQEGLRTDAFRAEMSRLADFLCILFNPLELTFNPSTTHPNLQLSADQRTVKYIDVKQTYADHKERFTSAPQVMCHEGFSNGEHVWVVEVGPESMWSLGVCYKSIPRRGDHSRLGHNSVSWRLQWKSGKLTVCKSSSNVVLREMKVQPVKIEVALDYEGGTLIFHSIKGQREHLYTFKVAFKETVYPAFSIHSTTPQSWITLQCGL